The following DNA comes from bacterium.
CCGTATCGACTTCGGATTGTATTCCCCTATCTCCTTCCCATCCACATAAACACTCCCACGCCCCGCCTCCAAAAACCTCAACACCATATTAAAAACCGTACTCTTTCCCGCGCCCGACTTCCCCGCAATCACGTTAATCTTCCCCTTCCCCAACGCCAGATTCGCCCCCTCCAATACTCTATGCTTCCCATAACTGAAATCCACCCCCCTCAACTCTATGCTCTCGCCCCTTATTTGACACCCCTCTTTACTGTAATCTTCTTCTTCCTTTTCCATAATTTCCTTCACCCTCACACACGACGCAACGTTTTCGCTCAACTCGACAATGCTCTCCACAAGGCTCTGCAGCGGCGCAAAAAACTGGTTCACATACGAAAAAATCGCCACGAACGACCCCATCGTAAAGTTCCCCCGTATCACCAAAACTCCTCCCACGCCCAACGCAAACACATTCCCAAGGAACGAAAAAACCGACGAAAAACTCGACGCGTTCACGCCCGTATTCCTCAAATCCCTCGACGTCTCCGTCAACTCGTTGCACAAAACAACGTGCTGTCCGTCGACAACCTCTTCGCAACTTATCTTCTTTATCGGCAACAGCGCCGACAAAGTCTCCCTCAGAAACTCCGTAATCTTCGACCATTGTTTCAAAAGTTTCTGTGTCTTCAACCCGATTTCCCGATTATAATGAAACGAAATCCATACATAAAACGGAATCATACAAGCGATGAATATCCCAATCTTCACGTTCAAATAAAATATAAACCCCAGCATAATAACCACCGATAGAACCGAATTCAAAATCGAATAAGCAATCCGCGAAATAATCGCCATTATGCTGTGCGCGTCCTGGTTAATCCGGTACAACAAATCCCCCGCCTCCGTCCCGCTTATTTCTTTATAACTAAACCTCAATATTTTCTTATATAACTGTTGCCGCTTATCATTCGTCACCGTAAGCCCAATCTTTATGTTCAGCCGCTGCGACATAAACCGAAACACAATGAGCCCCACGTTCAACCCCACAACCAAAATAATAAATCTCCCCAACATCCCCAAATCCCTCTTCGCAATCACCTCGTCAATCAAATACCGTATCATCAACGGATTAATATAAACTAATATGTAAGAAACTATAGAAACAAACAAAAGAATTAGAAAATGCTTTTTATATTCTACAATCAAATCCCTTATTACTTTTAAATTTTTCATCTATTTCCCTTCAAGCCAAAGCAGATATAACGCTCTATTACTAACTTATTATGGCCATAGCATAGTTATGCTTTATTTTCTACGCTATAGGTGGCTTACTACCTCCATCATTACAAGCATTGGTATAATCCACAGGATAACAAATAGCATCTGGACCTTTACCAATAACACGAGGAACAACTACTCCTCTTTGTACTATTATTGTTGGGCTTGCATAATTATTCATATTTTTCACCTCCTTTTTTGTTATGAGACTTTTATTTAACAGTCTCTGTTTTCTTCATTTCTTCCAAACGATTCTTTCCCCTTATATCTGCTTTGGCTCTTTTTATCTTGCGTTAATATTTTATGTATGCTCGCCCCTGCACAGGCAAGATGTGATGGCTCTTTATAACTTCCCGTTTCTTCAAGGTTTTTGGCTATACAAAAATTACAACTTAAATTGAGTTCGCAGTTAAGACATTTGTTAAAATCTTCCTTTTTTAGAGCTCTTATTTTTTTCAACACTTTGTGATTTTTCCAAACCTCCTTAAAATTTGTATCTGTGATATTGGCTATTTTAACAGGTAATCTATAACAGGGATGTACGTCTCCGTTTGGTCTGATGGCAAAAAGATTACGCCCTCCCCTGCAAATAGGTTCAAATGTTTCTCGCCCTTTTAGGATAGATAAAATATCTTTGTATTTCTCTATTTCTTCTTTCACAACTTGATGTCTCAACGGATACTTTCCACCTCTAACGCCCGAATATAACTCCATACTAAAAAGAGGTTCCTGACCAAAATGCTCAAAAAGATTTAAAAACTCCCGCGAGTGATGAAAATTCTCTTTCAAAAAAGTAACGTTAATTAAAAACCTGTTTCCGTTCTCATATAGCTTTGAAAGATTTTCCATTACTGCCTTATGTATGTTCCCCTTGCCAGTATATTGAGTTATACTGCGACAAGTTTCTTCGTCACATCCATACGGAGTTACTTTAACCAAAATGTCATAATCCTTTAACAAATCAATGTCTTGCGGTTTTAAAAGAAACCCGTTCGAAAGAACCGATACGTAAAAACCTAACTTTCGAGATTCTATAAGTAGTCGTTGCACATCTCTTTTATTAAAAACTTCCCCTCCCGTAAAGTCTATCTTATAAACCCCAAGCTCTTTCAGGATACTTAATATTTCTATGCACTTCTCTACTCCCATCTCTCCCCTTTTACTCCGCCCCTTGAAATAACAATGCACACAATCAAACGGACACTTATACGTCACATCCCATATCAGATAAAATGGCACGTTCTTCAAAAACGCCCTCCTCCCACTCTCCTCCATCAATGTTTCCCCTCCCACACCATTCCTTACTTCTATCTTTATCCCCTCCCCCTCTCTTTTTCCCTTGTCTATTGCCTCTTGTGTCTTGTCTCTTTTCCATTCCTCACACTGGTTCTCTGATAACCTGATATCCTGCCTACTGATATTCTGATCCTCTGATATGCTCCTTCCTCCCCCCTCAATCACCCCAAACTCCTTCAGCGTCCCGCACAACGAAACATAATCCTTCTTTATCAACTCCTCCGCCGCTTCCGGATACTTCTCTCTCATCTTCCCAACCACTTCCTTTAAACTCAACCCCCGACTTATCATCCCAAAATATTCCGCTCCTGTCCCCGGCAGTTTGAATTCCGTCGTCCCCACCTTTATACATACCGCCCCCTCACTCTCCACCCAACTCGCCTTCTTTGAAATATTTATCTTTTCCATTTTTTGTTTCAAACGGGGCTGTCTATCGACAGCCCCGTTTACCACAAATATTTTGCTTCTTAAAAACTATGTGTGACAACGTTTGTCTTTACTTTTACTTTCACCAACGTGTACAAATTCGTTAGCGTTATTTGCCCGTAAATCTCATCCGTAAACGTATCCTCGTTCACAAGACTCTCGCCTACCGTTACATCAAAAGTCAGACTCTCGGGATTTGTCGGACTCGCATCAGGTAAGTATTTCGAACCGTATGTATAAATATAATCATCCGGGTCTAACCAGTTTCCCTGCCCCAAATCCTCTCCCCACAACTTACAATCCACCCTGAACCGAAGCCCCTCTTTCATCTGGTTTACTTCATACGTGGTAAAATTTATCCTGCAAGTTACAACACATCTTGCAGTGTTCTTGCTATGTGAATGCGTTATAGCAAGATTCGCGTTCGAAATTGTAGCCATATTTCCCTCTCCTTTTTTCCCTCATATATCCGGTGTTTTTACAATCAAAGCAACCGCCCCCACCGAACTAAAAAACGATTCTTTGTCCCGAAAGGGATGCAAAGGCAACGCCTTTGCATCCCTCGAATACCTTAAAAATCAAGCTTTGAACGCTCCCGTCTCTACCCACTCGTTCTTCAATAACGACCACCAGTCAACTGCCAATCCTTTCATCACATACTCATACGGCAACCATCCGTAACCACTGCTTCCCCATCCCGTTCCCCACGAATTCCTTATCAGTATCGCTCCTTTCGTCTCCACCGCTTTCCCATTCGTGTTCTTTATCTTCATATCATCATCATAACCAACCGCCATTATCGCATGCCCCCCGACTGTCTTCTCGCCCGCTGTCGGAAACGGTATTTTCCCCGTCTTGTCCGCTTGCGTATACGAACTGTATACCGTAAACCCAAACATAGACGGCAACCCCGCTGAAATATACGTCTTTATCCGAGCCAACAAATCCGCTTTTGTCGTGCCTGCCGGGTCAAGCCGGTAATAAGTTAACGCCTGGTAATTCTGCGCAAATGCATAACAAAAAGCCGACGGCTCTTTGTCGAAATCCGCAATCTTATATTTCCAGTGTTCCTCCGGCGGAACCCCGAACAACACCAACGACCCCATTGTGCTCCGTATGAATGCTCCCGTGTCGCCGGTCCAGTTTAATGTGTTTCGCGTCGTCTTGTAAAGAAAAAGCCTTGACGCGTCTATGTGTTTCCCGAACGCCCTTCTCTCGAAATACTCTACCAAACCTACACCCGCATTCGCGGTGCAAGACCCGAGCGACCCCTGGTCTTCTATCGGCGAACACCACGGCCTTAAATCTACCGTTGCCGGTAATGTAAGTTTCCCGGTTTTGTAGACGCCTATTTTTGTAAGCATCTC
Coding sequences within:
- a CDS encoding C1 family peptidase — its product is MDKGFENAGLGWLPDYPDFRDATVDHDKVSSKLKALGQKDSVKEMLTKIGVYKTGKLTLPATVDLRPWCSPIEDQGSLGSCTANAGVGLVEYFERRAFGKHIDASRLFLYKTTRNTLNWTGDTGAFIRSTMGSLVLFGVPPEEHWKYKIADFDKEPSAFCYAFAQNYQALTYYRLDPAGTTKADLLARIKTYISAGLPSMFGFTVYSSYTQADKTGKIPFPTAGEKTVGGHAIMAVGYDDDMKIKNTNGKAVETKGAILIRNSWGTGWGSSGYGWLPYEYVMKGLAVDWWSLLKNEWVETGAFKA
- a CDS encoding radical SAM protein; its protein translation is MEESGRRAFLKNVPFYLIWDVTYKCPFDCVHCYFKGRSKRGEMGVEKCIEILSILKELGVYKIDFTGGEVFNKRDVQRLLIESRKLGFYVSVLSNGFLLKPQDIDLLKDYDILVKVTPYGCDEETCRSITQYTGKGNIHKAVMENLSKLYENGNRFLINVTFLKENFHHSREFLNLFEHFGQEPLFSMELYSGVRGGKYPLRHQVVKEEIEKYKDILSILKGRETFEPICRGGRNLFAIRPNGDVHPCYRLPVKIANITDTNFKEVWKNHKVLKKIRALKKEDFNKCLNCELNLSCNFCIAKNLEETGSYKEPSHLACAGASIHKILTQDKKSQSRYKGKESFGRNEENRDC
- a CDS encoding ABC transporter ATP-binding protein, translating into MKNLKVIRDLIVEYKKHFLILLFVSIVSYILVYINPLMIRYLIDEVIAKRDLGMLGRFIILVVGLNVGLIVFRFMSQRLNIKIGLTVTNDKRQQLYKKILRFSYKEISGTEAGDLLYRINQDAHSIMAIISRIAYSILNSVLSVVIMLGFIFYLNVKIGIFIACMIPFYVWISFHYNREIGLKTQKLLKQWSKITEFLRETLSALLPIKKISCEEVVDGQHVVLCNELTETSRDLRNTGVNASSFSSVFSFLGNVFALGVGGVLVIRGNFTMGSFVAIFSYVNQFFAPLQSLVESIVELSENVASCVRVKEIMEKEEEDYSKEGCQIRGESIELRGVDFSYGKHRVLEGANLALGKGKINVIAGKSGAGKSTVFNMVLRFLEAGRGSVYVDGKEIGEYNPKSIRQQIGVVEQEPFLFNNTIRFNISLGKNYKEEEIENVCRKVNLWGTIEKKEKKLEYVVGAGGDFLSVGEKQRLAIARALVRGAKVLLLDEPTSNLDAESRKILYKTLTELKEELLVVLITHNFNELVEGDVNFYTLEEGRIGGS